The stretch of DNA ATGAAGTGGGAGCGGCGCGTTTTGATCGTTGCAGCCCCTTCTGGGGAAGATGTTGCGCTCGCTGAGCAACGTCGCATCCTTGCGAGCTGGAAGGCGAAGAGCGACGACCGCGATCTTACTATCGTCGAGGTCATCGGCGGCCAAGTCCGCGGCGCGGGCGACCCCGCCGCATCTATCCGCCGCAAATACCGTCTTCCCACCACGTTCACCGCGATCCTGATCGGCAAGGACGGCGGCGAGAAACTGCGCAGCGCCAAGCCCTTCCCCACTGCCGTG from Sphingomonas sp. HMP9 encodes:
- a CDS encoding DUF4174 domain-containing protein; this translates as MPFLLAVALAASPTLGQMKWERRVLIVAAPSGEDVALAEQRRILASWKAKSDDRDLTIVEVIGGQVRGAGDPAASIRRKYRLPTTFTAILIGKDGGEKLRSAKPFPTAVLEQTIDAMPMRRAGRR